In Canis lupus baileyi chromosome 15, mCanLup2.hap1, whole genome shotgun sequence, one genomic interval encodes:
- the LOC140604453 gene encoding olfactory receptor-like protein OLF3, whose protein sequence is MGQENKTQTWVSEFVLLGLSSDWETQVFLFLLVLTMYLVTLVGNVLILLLIRLDSRLHNPMYFFLSVLSFVDLCYANSIAPQMLAHLLSAQKSIPFYNCVLQLYTSLALGGSEFFLLGAMAYDRYVAVCHPLHYTVIMHGELCLGLAAGCLVAGFTNSLMETIITFRLPLCHNVINHFACETLAVLRLACVDVSFNKVMVATSGFLVIMLPCSLVLFSYGRIVITILHIHSTQGRSKAFGTCASHLTVVCMCFGATIFTYLGPRSASSVEEEKMVALFYAVVAPMLNPLIYSLRNKEVMAALQKVLKKFRDKE, encoded by the coding sequence ATGGGCCAGGAAAATAAAACCCAGACATGGGTGAGTGAGTTCGTTCTGCTGGGATTGTCCAGTGACTGGGAAACTCaagtcttcctctttctcctggtCCTGACCAtgtacttggtgactcttgtgGGAAATGTCCTCATTCTTCTTCTGATCAGACTGGACAGCAGGCTTCATaaccccatgtacttcttccttagTGTTTTATCCTTTGTGGACCTTTGTTATGCAAATAGTATTGCCCCACAAATGCTGGCCCACCTGCTCTCAGCCCAGAAGTCCATCCCATTCTATAACTGTGTGCTCCAACTCTATACCTCCTTGGCATTGGGTGGGTCTGAGTTCTTCCTGCTGGGAgccatggcctatgaccgctatgtggcagTGTGCCATCCACTGCACTACACAGTCATCATGCATGGAGAGCTGTGCCTGGGGTTGGCTGCCGGCTGCTTGGTGGCTGGTTTCACAAATTCGCTGATGGAAACAATCATTACATTCCGGCTTCCCTTGTGTCACAATGTTATTAATCACTTTGCCTGTGAGACCCTAGCAGTGCTACGGCTAGCTTGTGTGGACGTCTCCTTCAACAAGGTCATGGTGGCCACCTCAGGATTTTTGGTGATCATGCTTCCCTGTTCCCTGGTTCTGTTCTCCTATGGTCGTATAGTTATTACCATTCTGCATATCCATTCTACTCAGGGACGTAGCAAAGCCTTTGGGACTTGTGCCTCCCACCTCACTGTGGTTTGCATGTGCTTTGGGGCTACCATCTTCACCTACTTGGGTCCACGGTCAGCCTCTTCAGTGGAAGAGGAGAAGATGGTTGCTCTATTCTATGCTGTGGTGGCGCCTATGTTGAACCCCTTGATCTATAGCTTGAGGAATAAGGAAGTTATGGCTGCTCTTCAAAAGGTTCTCAAGAAATTCAGAGATAAAGAGTAA